GCTGGTGTTGCCGCCGCTGTGGCTCGCGGCCTTCCAGTGGAAAGGGCGGGACCTGTGGGTGCTGGTGCTGCTGGTGCCGGCGATGGGGCTGGCGCTGTGGCTGTACGCGAGCACACGCGTGCGGCTCTACTTCCGGCAGGAGGTGGACGCCCAGCGCCTGGAGCGGCTGTGGGACGCGCGGGAGAACAATCCCCTGGCGCGCCTCGCCCTGGTGTTCGGACTGGCCGGACTGGTGCTGCCGGTGGCCGCGCCGCTGGCGATGGGACTGGGCCTCGCGGGCCTGCGCCGGGTGGACCCCGAGGCGACGCCGCCCATCGGCAAACGGCGGCAGGCGCTGTGGGGCTTGGGGCTCGGAGGACTGAGCCTGGTGTGCTGGACGGGCTGGGTGCTCAGCCGCCTGTCCATGGGCCTGCCCCTGATTCCCTGACGAACGGAGCACGGACCCCGAGCCCGGGCGCGGCTTGACACCGGCCCGTGCGGCCTTTATTTAACCTCTGGGTTAATTAACCAGAAGGTTCAATACGAATGCCGTCCGACCGACTCGATGCCACCTTTACGGCCCTCGCGGATCCCACGCGGCGGGCCATCCTCGCGCGCCTGGCGGAAGGGGAGGCCACGGTGCTGGAGCTGGCCGAGCCCTTCGCGATGAGCCTCCCGGCCATCTCCAAGCACCTGAAGGTGCTGGAGCGGGCGGGGCTGATCTCCCGGGGGCGGGACGCGCAGCGCAGGCCGTGCCGGCTGGAGGCGGCGCCGCTCAAGGAGGCCAGCGCGTGGGCGGAGCACCACGTGCGCGTGTGGGAGGAGCGGCTGGACCGTCTGGACGACTACCTGCGGGAGCTGCAGGGGGCGGAGAAGAAGCAGGGTCCCAGGAAGTAGCGCGGGCGGACGGACGACGAGGAACCGGAGAGGGAGACGGACATGATCGACATGAAGCGGGACGTGAAGAGCACGAGTGACCGGGAGCTCGTCCTGGTGCGGGTGCTGAATGCACCGAGGGAGCTGGTGTTCAAGACGTGGACGGAGCCGGAGCACGTGGAGAAGTGGTGGGGACCGCGAGGCTACACGACGAAGACGCACAAGATGGACGTGAGGCCGGGAGGCACGTGGCACTACCTGATGACCCACGCCGAGCACGGGGAGTTCGACAATCTGATCACCTACCGCGAGGTGGTGCGGCCCGAGCGGCTGGTCTACAGCCACGGCACGAGCGAGGAGCCCGAGCAGTTCCAGGTGACGGTGACGTTCGCGAACGAGGGCGGGAAGACGCGGCTCACGATGCACAGCGTGTGGCCGTCGGCCGAGGTGCTCGCGGCGATGAAGAAGTACGGGGCGGAGGAGGGCGGGAAGCACACCATGGACAAGCTGGAGGAGCACCTGGCGACGCTGGTCCAGCGCGCTACGTGAGCCGCTGGAGGCGAGGGGCGCGGAAGCGGACGCGCGAGCCCGCGTGGTGGGCCTGAAGGCCGATGCGCCCGGAGCGGGGCTTGTGCGTGGGCGCGGTGAAGGCGCATACCTCGACACCGTTGAGCACGACGTGCAGCTCCAGTCCCCGGGCGAGGATGTCGAAGGAGTTCCACTCGCCCAGGGGCCGCGAGGCCTTCACCAGCGCGGGAGCGAGCGTGTAGAGGGCACCGGTGAGGTGCAGGGGGCTGCCCATGCGGGGACTGCCCAGGGTCTCGTGCTCGGGGTCCACGCCGCGGTCGTCGATCTGCACCTCGAAACCGGCCTTCCAGTCGGGCTGCTTGCGGGCGAGCTCGGCGGTGGGGAAGCGGAAGAAGACACCGGAGTTGTCCTCGATGGAGTGGGCGAGCCAGTCCACCTGGAGGCGGAAGTCGGAGAACTCGGAGGGGGTGTACCAGAGGAGGCCGGAGCCGCCTTCGGACTCGAGGAGGCCGGGGCCCACGGGGACGAAGCGGCCCTCGCCCGCCATGGCCCAGGCGCCGGGAGTGTCGAAGGAGAGGGTGTCGAAGGAGTCCATGCGCCTCTGGAAGTGAAGGGGAAGAGCCTCAAGCCTGCGCCGGAACGCGCCCGGTGATGCGCATCCAGGCGAGCACGACGGCGCCGTAGAGGAGGGCCGAGCCGAGGACCTGCCAGAGGGGGAGGAAGAGCTCCATTCCCAACCAGGAGGGTGCGCCCAGGGAGGAGACGAGGCCCAGGACGAGCTGCCCGGCCAGGGCCAGCACCAGTTGCAGGAGGATCATGACGGCGAAGACCACGAACAGGGTCAGCCGGTGTCCCTCGGTGAGCTGGTAGGAGTGATTGAGGGCCTCGAGGGGGCCGCGTCCATCGAGCACGACGAGGGCGGGGGCGAGGGACATGCGGACGGCGAGGTAGAGGCCGGGAAGGATGAAGCAGAGCATTCCGGCGGCCACGGCGATGCCGAACAGGATGCTCATGAGGAACAGGGAGACGAAGCGGACCAGCCCCACCTGGAGCGCCGAGAGCAGGGAGGGCTCGGGCTGCTGGAGAAGGTTTTGAGCCGTCCAGGAGAGGAAGACGGCCGTCACGAACGAGGACAGGCAGGCGGAGACGAGGCCGAGCAGGAACCCGCTTGGGGCCGGGTCCTGGAGGAAGCTGGGCAGGAAGGCCGCGGAGAGGACGGAGCCCGCGAGACTGCCCGCGAGGAGGAGGCCCACGCCCGAGAGGTTGCGGCTCAGGAGGGAGAAGGAGTCCTGGAGCAGCTCGCCCGCGGAGAGGACGACGGTGGGCGCCACGCGTTGGACACACGCCTGGCAGAGGAGTGCCTGGGAAGAACCGCGGCAGTCCTCACATCCGAAGGTTCCACAGCGCTCGCAGGTGAAGACCGCGCCGAGGTCCGGATGAATGGCGCAGGCGGCCGACAATGACTGCATGAAAAACCCCCCGTCTGCTGTGGCCGTACCCTGAAGCAACGGCGGCCGGGGGTAACGGCAAACGACGGGAGCGAGGAGTGAAGGACACTCCGGGC
The sequence above is drawn from the Archangium gephyra genome and encodes:
- a CDS encoding ArsR/SmtB family transcription factor is translated as MPSDRLDATFTALADPTRRAILARLAEGEATVLELAEPFAMSLPAISKHLKVLERAGLISRGRDAQRRPCRLEAAPLKEASAWAEHHVRVWEERLDRLDDYLRELQGAEKKQGPRK
- a CDS encoding SRPBCC family protein, with the protein product MIDMKRDVKSTSDRELVLVRVLNAPRELVFKTWTEPEHVEKWWGPRGYTTKTHKMDVRPGGTWHYLMTHAEHGEFDNLITYREVVRPERLVYSHGTSEEPEQFQVTVTFANEGGKTRLTMHSVWPSAEVLAAMKKYGAEEGGKHTMDKLEEHLATLVQRAT
- a CDS encoding 3-keto-disaccharide hydrolase — protein: MDSFDTLSFDTPGAWAMAGEGRFVPVGPGLLESEGGSGLLWYTPSEFSDFRLQVDWLAHSIEDNSGVFFRFPTAELARKQPDWKAGFEVQIDDRGVDPEHETLGSPRMGSPLHLTGALYTLAPALVKASRPLGEWNSFDILARGLELHVVLNGVEVCAFTAPTHKPRSGRIGLQAHHAGSRVRFRAPRLQRLT